From Streptomyces sp. NBC_00683, one genomic window encodes:
- a CDS encoding S1 family peptidase, with the protein MRIKRTTPRSGTARRSRIIAVSAGLVAVAALAVPAANANSTGTYSANQLTAAQDAVLGADIAGTAWNIDPATKRLVVTVDSTVSQAEINRIKESAGANAGALDIERTPGTFSKLISGGDAIYATSWRCSLGFNVRSGSTYYFLTAGHCTDGAGTWWSNSGHTTVLGTTSGSSFPTNDYGIVRYTNTSVTKSGTVGSQDITSAANATVGMSVTRRGSTTGIHSGSVTGLNATVNYGGGDIVYGMIRTNVCAEPGDSGGPLYSGTRAIGLTSGGSGNCSSGGTTFFQPVTEALSAYGVSVF; encoded by the coding sequence GTGAGGATCAAGCGCACCACCCCCCGCAGCGGCACAGCGAGACGCAGCAGGATCATCGCCGTCTCCGCAGGCCTCGTCGCCGTCGCTGCACTCGCCGTCCCCGCGGCCAACGCCAACTCGACCGGGACGTACAGCGCCAACCAGCTCACCGCCGCCCAGGACGCCGTACTCGGCGCCGACATCGCCGGTACCGCCTGGAACATCGACCCCGCGACCAAGCGCCTCGTCGTCACGGTGGACAGCACCGTCTCGCAGGCGGAGATCAACCGGATCAAGGAGTCCGCCGGAGCCAACGCGGGCGCCCTGGACATCGAACGCACCCCCGGAACGTTCAGCAAGCTGATCTCCGGCGGCGACGCCATCTACGCCACCAGCTGGCGCTGCTCCCTCGGCTTCAACGTCCGCAGCGGCAGCACCTACTACTTCCTGACGGCCGGGCACTGCACCGACGGCGCCGGCACCTGGTGGTCCAACTCGGGGCACACCACCGTCCTCGGCACCACCTCGGGCTCCAGCTTCCCGACCAACGACTACGGCATCGTGCGGTACACCAACACCTCGGTCACCAAGTCGGGCACCGTGGGCAGCCAGGACATCACGAGCGCCGCCAACGCCACGGTCGGAATGTCCGTCACCCGCCGCGGCTCCACCACCGGCATCCACAGCGGCTCCGTCACCGGCCTCAACGCCACGGTCAACTACGGCGGCGGGGACATCGTCTACGGCATGATCCGCACCAACGTGTGCGCCGAGCCCGGCGACTCCGGCGGCCCGCTCTACTCGGGGACCCGGGCGATCGGTCTCACCTCGGGCGGCAGCGGCAACTGCAGCTCCGGCGGAACGACCTTCTTCCAGCCGGTCACCGAAGCGCTGAGCGCCTACGGCGTCAGCGTGTTCTGA
- a CDS encoding DUF4231 domain-containing protein, with amino-acid sequence MTAIPGPLQSMVFRSEDLPELFHHTDAIAIARQREAVNTTRGQLILLVLGTVPGALPWHVEVGDSFQLIDSVAVLAYLGVLVTTYLASRRKAKSHWQLNRSAAEYIKSNCWRYAVHGSPFDTGTHHPEAVFANRLEDGLQELRKVGWDDPREEMTDGGGGLITESMRELRDKAFTVRKETYIRDRLIEQRRWYRRRRQVSRRGAFVWSSTIAALTLPALVLALLQAFGTAGSFALTGSLSAAAAACLAWNEMRRHHPLVSAHSLVEDDLENMQAAMETTLTERQWAAAVFETERIVSPEHTDWLVRHRM; translated from the coding sequence ATGACGGCGATTCCCGGGCCACTTCAGTCCATGGTCTTCCGGAGCGAGGACCTTCCGGAGCTCTTCCACCACACGGACGCCATCGCCATCGCACGCCAGCGGGAGGCGGTCAACACCACCCGCGGACAGCTGATCCTGCTCGTCCTCGGCACCGTTCCCGGTGCTCTGCCCTGGCATGTGGAGGTCGGCGACTCGTTCCAACTCATCGACTCCGTAGCCGTTCTGGCGTATCTCGGAGTCCTGGTCACGACGTATCTCGCCTCGCGGCGCAAGGCCAAGTCGCACTGGCAGCTCAACCGGTCGGCAGCGGAGTACATCAAGTCCAACTGCTGGCGCTACGCGGTCCACGGCTCGCCGTTCGACACCGGCACGCACCATCCGGAAGCCGTGTTCGCCAACCGGCTCGAGGACGGTCTCCAGGAGCTGAGGAAGGTGGGGTGGGACGACCCCCGGGAGGAGATGACGGACGGGGGCGGCGGACTCATCACCGAGTCCATGCGCGAGTTACGGGACAAGGCGTTCACGGTACGCAAGGAGACCTACATCCGGGACCGGCTGATCGAGCAGCGGCGCTGGTACCGCAGGCGCCGGCAGGTCTCCCGGCGGGGTGCGTTCGTCTGGTCGAGCACGATCGCCGCCCTGACACTGCCCGCCCTGGTCCTCGCCCTGCTGCAGGCGTTCGGCACCGCCGGGTCCTTCGCGCTGACGGGGTCGCTGTCCGCCGCCGCTGCCGCCTGTCTCGCCTGGAACGAGATGCGCCGCCATCACCCGCTGGTCTCCGCGCACTCGCTGGTGGAGGACGATCTGGAGAACATGCAGGCGGCGATGGAGACCACTCTGACGGAGCGGCAGTGGGCGGCCGCCGTCTTCGAGACCGAGCGGATCGTCTCCCCCGAGCACACGGACTGGCTGGTCAGGCACCGGATGTGA